In Methanococcoides sp. AM1, one genomic interval encodes:
- a CDS encoding 3-dehydroquinate synthase II has translation MKDKTIWIKADKGDWEDHKDRITTGLESGANYVLVNADEVGKVRELGDIKVAAFAHDDKSGADVVVVGKGGEGDGTRPLSPDPIGSLDVSTAIRLKEKGLTVGAYVVIQNKAYEEFAAQIGKECDFLIIVGTDWKVIPLENLIAGLQDSNVQIIAGVRDADEAKLALETMEHGSEGVLLDSEDPNAIKATVVVGESSGVEALELVAAKVTKVEPVGMGDRVCVDTCNMMTRGEGMLVGSQASGMFLVHSESEESPYVASRPFRVNAGAVHAYVKVGDKTRYLSELKSGDDVTIVDAQGNQRAGIVGRVKIERRPLMLVEAEVEGNIIKNILQNAETIKLVDTKGEPISIAELKPGDEVMVHYEGGARHFGMKVEETIIEK, from the coding sequence ATGAAAGACAAGACAATTTGGATCAAAGCCGACAAAGGCGACTGGGAAGATCACAAGGACAGGATAACCACCGGACTTGAATCCGGTGCAAACTATGTGCTGGTAAACGCTGACGAAGTGGGAAAAGTAAGAGAACTTGGCGACATCAAGGTCGCTGCTTTTGCCCATGACGATAAGTCAGGCGCTGATGTTGTTGTCGTTGGGAAAGGAGGAGAAGGCGATGGTACAAGACCTCTGTCCCCTGACCCTATCGGATCCCTTGACGTGAGCACTGCCATCCGATTAAAGGAAAAAGGCCTTACGGTAGGCGCATACGTGGTCATACAGAACAAGGCATACGAGGAATTTGCAGCACAGATCGGAAAAGAATGTGATTTCCTGATCATCGTCGGTACCGACTGGAAGGTCATCCCTCTTGAGAACCTCATAGCAGGACTTCAGGACAGCAATGTGCAGATCATTGCCGGTGTCCGGGATGCTGATGAAGCAAAGCTCGCCCTTGAGACCATGGAGCATGGTTCAGAAGGTGTCCTGCTTGACAGTGAAGATCCTAACGCAATCAAGGCCACTGTAGTGGTAGGTGAAAGCTCAGGTGTGGAAGCACTGGAACTCGTCGCTGCAAAGGTCACAAAGGTCGAGCCCGTAGGAATGGGTGACCGCGTCTGTGTCGATACCTGTAACATGATGACACGCGGCGAGGGAATGCTCGTAGGCTCTCAGGCAAGCGGTATGTTCCTTGTTCACTCAGAGTCCGAGGAAAGCCCGTACGTGGCATCCAGGCCATTCAGGGTAAACGCAGGAGCAGTACATGCATACGTGAAGGTCGGTGATAAGACCAGATACCTCTCCGAGCTCAAATCCGGTGATGACGTTACCATCGTTGATGCACAGGGCAACCAGCGCGCAGGCATCGTCGGCCGGGTCAAGATAGAAAGACGCCCACTCATGCTTGTTGAAGCAGAGGTCGAGGGCAACATCATTAAGAACATACTCCAGAATGCCGAGACCATCAAACTCGTAGATACCAAAGGGGAGCCTATCTCAATTGCCGAGCTTAAGCCCGGAGATGAAGTGATGGTACACTACGAGGGAGGAGCACGTCACTTCGGCATGAAGGTTGAAGAGACCATAATCGAGAAATGA
- a CDS encoding 2-amino-3,7-dideoxy-D-threo-hept-6-ulosonate synthase yields the protein MAEIGKKIRIERIMHRESRNMVIIPMDHGMSDGPIRGVIDIADSINKVAEGGADAILMQKGMVYHGHRGYGHDVGLIVHMSASTSLGPDPNDKVLVCKVEEAMKMGADAVSIHVNVGSETESDQLKKLGYVAEQCDEWGIPLLSMMYPRGKKVTDPHDPEMVAHAARVGAELGADIIKTIYTGDVDSFKDVVKGCPVPVVIAGGPKTETDEQFLEMINGAMESGSRGVAIGRNVFQHPDPIKMTQAITQIVHKGHSVEEALQTLK from the coding sequence ATGGCTGAGATAGGTAAAAAGATTCGAATCGAAAGGATCATGCACAGGGAAAGTAGGAACATGGTCATCATTCCGATGGACCACGGAATGTCTGACGGACCCATTCGGGGAGTAATAGACATTGCAGATTCTATCAACAAGGTCGCCGAAGGCGGTGCAGATGCAATCCTCATGCAGAAAGGAATGGTTTACCACGGCCACCGCGGATACGGTCATGACGTCGGGCTTATCGTCCACATGAGCGCCTCCACATCACTTGGACCTGACCCCAACGACAAGGTCCTTGTATGCAAGGTCGAGGAAGCCATGAAAATGGGTGCAGATGCAGTATCCATCCATGTGAACGTCGGTTCAGAGACAGAATCCGACCAGCTCAAGAAGCTCGGATACGTCGCAGAACAGTGTGACGAATGGGGAATCCCACTCCTTTCCATGATGTACCCAAGAGGCAAGAAGGTCACAGATCCACATGATCCGGAAATGGTCGCACACGCTGCCAGGGTCGGTGCAGAACTTGGTGCAGACATCATCAAGACCATCTACACCGGAGATGTTGATAGCTTCAAGGATGTTGTAAAGGGATGTCCCGTACCTGTAGTGATCGCAGGCGGACCAAAGACCGAGACCGATGAGCAGTTCCTTGAGATGATAAACGGCGCCATGGAATCCGGATCAAGGGGAGTTGCCATCGGCAGAAATGTGTTCCAGCATCCTGACCCTATAAAGATGACACAGGCCATCACACAGATCGTCCACAAAGGCCACAGTGTCGAGGAAGCACTACAAACACTTAAATGA
- a CDS encoding glycosyltransferase: MLQKNEQDEVVLDNLIQIKPIIPIGGKLTLLKGILFRLQMSLQIFHFLLSKKIDYVILRGYDTIILFPFLKVFDIKIYYDFHGRGHLELYQQKRFLRGHVVKWSQKIILKHCDNIIVVSDGIKSQIEEYAYKCIYLPNGVDVDKIKSIDSECPVNIPEDKKVIGFIGNWEQVMKIEDICDSIDYLKDVVVVIVGQGYHYEKIFNKYGQKQNIILTGRLEYNLAISLLKRMDICIVPYDKNFYMSKVKDFFSNRKISEYLAAGKPMLIADIEGIPGYLKENVNYIKYESGNPEDLANNADHLMNNPELYSKISHNNKILAKEFDWEQIVKKSGILEDM; encoded by the coding sequence ATGTTGCAGAAGAACGAACAGGATGAAGTGGTCTTGGATAATTTAATACAAATAAAACCCATAATACCTATTGGCGGGAAACTCACTTTATTGAAGGGGATTTTATTTAGACTCCAAATGTCCTTGCAAATATTTCATTTTCTTCTCTCAAAAAAGATCGACTATGTCATCCTGAGGGGCTATGACACCATTATATTATTTCCATTTTTAAAAGTATTTGACATAAAGATATATTATGATTTTCACGGAAGAGGTCATCTTGAATTATATCAACAAAAGCGCTTCTTAAGAGGACATGTAGTTAAATGGTCTCAAAAGATTATTTTAAAACATTGTGATAATATAATTGTTGTAAGTGATGGGATAAAATCTCAGATTGAAGAATATGCTTATAAGTGTATTTATTTGCCAAATGGTGTTGATGTAGACAAAATCAAATCGATCGACTCTGAGTGCCCTGTAAATATTCCGGAAGACAAGAAAGTTATAGGTTTTATCGGAAATTGGGAACAGGTAATGAAAATTGAAGATATATGTGATTCAATTGATTATCTGAAAGATGTGGTAGTTGTGATTGTTGGGCAAGGTTACCATTACGAGAAAATTTTCAATAAATATGGTCAAAAGCAAAATATAATTTTAACTGGTCGTCTTGAATACAATTTGGCGATATCACTATTGAAACGGATGGATATTTGTATTGTTCCTTATGACAAAAACTTCTATATGTCGAAAGTAAAGGATTTTTTCTCGAATAGGAAAATATCCGAATATCTTGCAGCAGGAAAGCCAATGTTAATTGCAGATATTGAAGGAATTCCCGGATATCTAAAAGAAAATGTCAACTACATAAAATATGAGTCTGGTAATCCTGAAGATCTGGCTAACAATGCAGACCATTTAATGAACAATCCGGAGTTGTATTCGAAAATATCTCATAATAACAAAATATTGGCAAAAGAATTTGATTGGGAGCAAATTGTAAAAAAGTCCGGAATTTTAGAAGATATGTGA
- a CDS encoding phenylacetate--CoA ligase family protein, which produces MFHVPLFKFAHMLGDYRFLSMYNSAVRSQWYSYPDLKKDQEAKLRNLISFSYENVPYYHKLFKGLNLRPEDIKTIDDLEKLPVLNKEIIMDNWEDFKPVNLNKMKYYSLATGGSTGTPFPFRLLKHDRFMSGAMLYRGWGYGGYELGDKMVFLAGISLGVDGNSRTVSKVHEIARNIRRLSSFDMGNEDMHKYANTIRSFNPKSIRAYPSSIDLFASFVEDNSIDLPKIPTVYTTAEKLFPNMRDHISDVFDCEVYDAYGLNDGGVGAYECSEHNGLHIDTERSIMEVVDDNGSQMSDGIGNILATSLHNCAMPFIRYDTGDLGHIIEDECGCGRGSKLLKEVIGRSADMFITPEGKQVHGYFLMYIFWQHDAGIKKYQVIQKQIDRILIKLVVDDNFNPDNLSLIKSLIQSKSSSWNVDFEFVDSIKKTKAGKYKFIVSELK; this is translated from the coding sequence GTGTTTCATGTTCCATTGTTTAAATTTGCACATATGCTGGGTGACTATCGTTTCTTATCGATGTACAATTCTGCTGTCAGGTCACAATGGTATTCTTATCCTGATCTGAAAAAAGATCAAGAAGCTAAGCTTCGAAACCTGATTTCTTTCTCTTATGAAAATGTTCCTTATTATCACAAATTATTCAAAGGTTTGAATCTAAGGCCTGAAGATATTAAAACAATAGATGATCTGGAAAAACTCCCTGTTTTGAACAAAGAGATTATCATGGATAATTGGGAAGATTTCAAACCAGTTAATCTGAACAAAATGAAATATTATTCTCTGGCCACGGGGGGTTCTACAGGTACTCCCTTCCCATTCAGATTATTAAAACATGATCGTTTTATGTCAGGAGCAATGCTCTATCGCGGCTGGGGGTATGGAGGCTATGAGCTTGGAGATAAGATGGTATTTCTGGCAGGCATTTCCCTGGGTGTTGATGGTAACTCACGAACTGTAAGTAAAGTACATGAAATTGCTCGCAATATTCGTAGATTATCTTCTTTTGACATGGGCAACGAAGACATGCACAAATATGCGAACACAATACGTTCATTTAATCCCAAATCAATTCGTGCGTATCCTTCATCCATAGATCTATTCGCATCATTTGTTGAAGATAATAGTATTGATCTGCCTAAAATTCCTACGGTCTATACGACTGCAGAAAAACTGTTCCCAAATATGCGTGATCATATCAGTGATGTCTTTGACTGTGAGGTTTATGATGCTTATGGCCTGAACGATGGTGGAGTAGGTGCATATGAATGTTCTGAACACAATGGTTTACACATTGATACAGAACGGAGCATCATGGAAGTTGTTGATGATAATGGATCCCAAATGTCAGATGGTATTGGAAATATTTTGGCTACAAGTTTACATAACTGTGCCATGCCTTTTATAAGGTATGATACAGGGGATCTGGGCCACATTATCGAAGATGAATGTGGTTGTGGCAGAGGGTCGAAACTATTAAAGGAAGTAATTGGTCGCTCGGCTGATATGTTCATTACTCCGGAAGGTAAGCAGGTTCATGGGTACTTTTTAATGTATATCTTTTGGCAACATGATGCTGGTATCAAAAAATATCAAGTAATTCAGAAGCAAATAGATAGAATCTTGATAAAACTAGTAGTTGATGATAATTTTAATCCAGATAATCTTTCCCTTATTAAGAGTTTAATACAATCTAAATCATCTTCCTGGAATGTAGATTTCGAATTTGTTGATTCGATTAAAAAAACGAAGGCTGGGAAGTATAAATTCATTGTCAGTGAGTTGAAATAA
- a CDS encoding DUF354 domain-containing protein — translation MRILFNMAHPGQVHLFKNAIWALEERGHACKITTVDKDVSLHLLRAYGFEYDVVGSAKPSLFSKATELLKIEYNLYGIARKFKPDILVGGVGNAYVAHVGKIIRKPSIVFDDTEHAKIEHTITDPFASVICTPSCYRLDLGEKQVRYNGYHELAYLHPDYFTPNPEILSELGLTEDDPFIILRFVSWEASHDKGHRTLTLEDKFTAVNKLKEYGRVLITSENKLPPEFEEYRITVSPEKMHHLLYYATLLYGDSSTMASECAVLGTHSIFCDYAGRGYTDEEEELYDLVYNFYNENTMGKDSLKKALELLKDPDLKEKGRQKRDILLADKIDVTKFMVEFMEKYSKN, via the coding sequence ATGAGGATCCTATTCAATATGGCACATCCCGGACAGGTTCACTTATTCAAAAATGCTATCTGGGCCCTTGAAGAACGAGGACACGCTTGTAAGATCACCACGGTTGACAAGGACGTATCTTTACATTTACTTAGGGCATATGGATTCGAATATGATGTTGTTGGAAGTGCAAAACCATCCTTATTTTCAAAAGCCACGGAGCTGCTGAAAATAGAGTATAATCTGTACGGGATAGCAAGAAAATTTAAACCTGATATTCTGGTTGGCGGTGTTGGTAATGCCTATGTTGCACATGTAGGAAAGATCATCCGGAAACCTTCTATCGTTTTTGATGATACTGAGCACGCAAAAATAGAGCACACGATAACTGATCCTTTTGCATCTGTTATATGCACTCCGTCCTGCTATCGGCTTGATCTTGGAGAAAAACAGGTACGATATAATGGTTATCATGAACTGGCGTATCTTCATCCGGATTACTTCACTCCAAATCCGGAAATCCTCAGTGAACTCGGACTTACAGAGGATGATCCGTTCATAATTCTAAGATTTGTTTCCTGGGAGGCCAGTCATGATAAGGGTCACAGGACACTGACATTAGAAGACAAATTCACTGCTGTTAATAAGTTAAAAGAATACGGTCGTGTCCTTATTACTTCTGAAAATAAACTCCCTCCTGAGTTTGAAGAGTATAGGATCACTGTTTCCCCGGAAAAGATGCATCATTTGTTGTATTATGCGACTTTGCTTTATGGGGACAGTTCCACCATGGCTTCAGAGTGTGCAGTTCTAGGTACCCATTCTATTTTTTGTGATTATGCAGGAAGGGGCTATACGGATGAAGAAGAAGAGTTGTATGATCTGGTCTACAACTTTTATAATGAAAATACTATGGGTAAAGACTCATTGAAAAAGGCATTAGAGTTATTGAAAGATCCGGATCTGAAAGAAAAAGGAAGGCAGAAAAGGGATATTTTGTTAGCTGATAAGATCGATGTTACGAAATTTATGGTAGAATTTATGGAAAAGTATTCTAAGAATTGA
- a CDS encoding glycosyltransferase family 2 protein, with amino-acid sequence MNVVAAIPAYNEEVNIKHIIKRTKLYVDHIILVDDGSSDATAYIAKNMGAKVIRHGDNLGKAAALQTAFEEAKKLNPSVLVTLYANGFHNPDDIPAILNPVLSEDADVVNGAYVTSSGVGFGTTFEDFGERGKGQFFMSSGFRAYSSKTLDVFKFTKGDNMIELELIDDAINSGFKVHEVPIKIIDPVKRELLASKRIGVVVPAYNEEKLIKATVDGIPHYVDRIYVINDASTDNTAKVLEALNDPRLFVITHEINKGVGAAIVNGYKQALKEEVDVVAVMGGDNQMNPAQLPKLLMPIIEGRGDYTKGNRLFSTEYRGGMSGFRLLGNSMLTFITKIASGYWNIMDPQNGYTAISKEALGEIGLDEIYTYYGYCNHMLVRLNAFGFRTLDVVMPAKYGQEKSTIKYGPYIGKVSTMLFRKFLWRLKMKYMVLNFHPLVLFYILAMAFLPVGVLFGLSMLIATLMHWPVSANLVILDALILISGTQFLLFAMLFDMQESEKDMRGSGSRSVEGEIE; translated from the coding sequence ATGAATGTTGTGGCAGCCATTCCTGCATATAATGAAGAAGTTAATATTAAGCACATCATTAAAAGAACGAAGCTCTATGTGGATCACATAATCCTTGTTGATGATGGAAGTAGTGATGCGACCGCCTATATTGCTAAGAATATGGGTGCAAAAGTGATCAGGCACGGTGATAATCTGGGCAAGGCCGCTGCATTGCAAACAGCTTTTGAAGAAGCGAAAAAATTAAATCCGTCTGTGCTCGTGACCCTCTATGCGAACGGTTTTCACAATCCTGACGACATTCCTGCAATATTGAATCCTGTGCTTTCCGAGGATGCGGATGTTGTGAACGGTGCCTATGTTACTTCATCAGGTGTTGGCTTTGGTACTACGTTTGAGGATTTTGGAGAAAGGGGCAAGGGTCAGTTTTTCATGTCCAGTGGATTCCGTGCGTATTCGTCAAAGACACTCGATGTTTTCAAGTTTACAAAGGGCGATAATATGATTGAGCTCGAGTTGATAGATGATGCTATCAATTCCGGCTTTAAGGTACATGAGGTGCCTATTAAAATAATCGATCCGGTCAAGAGGGAGTTGCTGGCAAGCAAACGCATAGGTGTGGTAGTGCCTGCGTATAATGAAGAGAAGCTTATAAAGGCTACCGTTGATGGAATTCCCCATTACGTTGACCGGATCTATGTGATAAATGATGCTAGCACTGATAATACTGCAAAGGTCCTGGAGGCATTGAACGACCCGAGGCTTTTCGTGATAACACACGAGATCAATAAAGGTGTGGGTGCTGCAATTGTCAATGGATATAAACAGGCACTAAAAGAAGAGGTGGATGTCGTTGCAGTCATGGGAGGGGACAATCAGATGAACCCTGCCCAGCTGCCAAAACTTCTGATGCCTATTATCGAGGGCAGGGGCGATTATACCAAAGGCAATCGCCTGTTTAGTACGGAGTATCGTGGAGGCATGAGCGGATTTCGCCTGCTAGGTAACTCGATGCTCACGTTCATCACGAAGATCGCCAGTGGGTACTGGAATATCATGGACCCTCAGAATGGTTATACCGCTATCTCAAAGGAAGCACTGGGAGAGATCGGCCTGGATGAGATATACACGTACTATGGTTACTGCAACCACATGCTTGTGAGATTGAATGCTTTTGGGTTCAGAACCCTTGACGTTGTTATGCCTGCCAAATACGGACAGGAGAAATCAACGATTAAGTACGGTCCGTACATTGGAAAGGTGTCGACGATGCTGTTCAGGAAGTTCCTCTGGAGGCTGAAGATGAAGTACATGGTACTAAACTTCCATCCACTCGTCCTGTTCTACATCCTCGCCATGGCATTTCTTCCTGTAGGTGTGCTGTTTGGTCTGTCAATGCTTATAGCTACTCTAATGCACTGGCCGGTATCTGCGAACCTAGTAATTCTGGATGCTTTGATCCTTATATCAGGTACTCAGTTCCTGTTATTTGCAATGCTGTTCGACATGCAGGAGTCTGAAAAGGACATGCGAGGCTCAGGTTCACGTTCTGTAGAAGGTGAGATCGAATGA
- a CDS encoding TIM barrel protein, translated as MKKLLFGTAGTPLSAKKGGSIEGIQRVRELGLGCMELEFVRGVRMKEAMAERVRATAEEEAVALSVHAPYYINLNSAEDEKIDASIERIYQSARIGALCGASSIVFHPAYYHKQDSEEVFERVIGLLGGLASRLEDEGIKAVLRPETTGKPTQFGDLEETLMMASAIEGVMPCIDFSHLHARSSGEFNTLEEFRDVLGKVEKYLGKEGLEDMHCHVSGIAYGDKGEKNHLALRESDYNYTDLMAAFREFGVKGLVICESPNLEEDALLLQDTFRNAEI; from the coding sequence ATGAAGAAGCTACTTTTCGGCACTGCAGGGACACCCCTTAGTGCCAAGAAGGGAGGAAGCATCGAAGGGATTCAGCGCGTTCGTGAGCTTGGCCTGGGATGCATGGAGCTGGAATTCGTGCGCGGAGTGCGCATGAAGGAAGCCATGGCAGAAAGGGTCAGGGCAACAGCGGAAGAAGAGGCTGTGGCACTCAGCGTTCACGCCCCGTATTACATCAATCTCAATTCCGCAGAGGACGAGAAGATCGATGCCAGTATCGAGCGCATCTACCAGTCAGCACGAATAGGTGCACTCTGCGGCGCATCATCCATTGTATTCCATCCTGCCTACTACCACAAGCAGGACAGTGAAGAAGTGTTCGAAAGGGTAATAGGACTGCTTGGCGGGCTTGCATCAAGGCTTGAGGATGAGGGCATCAAAGCTGTACTTCGCCCGGAGACCACCGGCAAACCGACACAGTTCGGCGATCTGGAGGAGACCCTGATGATGGCGTCAGCCATCGAAGGAGTCATGCCCTGTATAGATTTCTCGCATCTGCATGCACGAAGCAGCGGAGAGTTCAATACACTTGAGGAGTTCCGGGACGTGCTCGGGAAGGTGGAGAAATATCTCGGGAAGGAAGGACTTGAGGATATGCATTGTCACGTTTCCGGCATTGCATACGGAGATAAAGGGGAAAAGAACCATCTGGCACTACGGGAGTCAGATTACAATTATACTGACCTTATGGCAGCGTTTCGGGAGTTTGGTGTGAAAGGTCTTGTGATATGCGAAAGTCCAAATCTGGAGGAGGATGCTTTGCTCCTGCAAGATACATTCAGGAACGCTGAAATTTAA
- a CDS encoding glycosyltransferase family 4 protein has product MALKNLLIITNNFPNLSDTYVAEIFVKEQLKYIRKYFENVYVISPVAYGMEFVRKAHFEDYSFDNVHVFFPRYFNLPFFYKYRKEFWVKFEANAVFKLLKKQNIKFDIIHAHFTWPSGAVAVELKKKFGVPVVITEHTSITFQKAIDRKDPIFIHSWQMSDAIIRVRQGDISLMGDVGIDLEKVHHIPNGYDQKKFYPSDKQLCRDKLGLPGDKKIILNVGNLYGDVKGHSYLIEAMEKVVSRKDDVLCYIVGDGILREKLEKQISSSNLQNYVKIVGIKPHHEVPLWMNACDIFVLPSLNEGNPTVLVECLGCGKPFVGTSVGGVPEIITSDDFGFLVKPGDSFDLAEKIDLSLDTNWDGNKIIDHAQCYSWEHIAEQISDIYVGLNL; this is encoded by the coding sequence ATGGCACTGAAAAATCTATTGATAATAACTAATAATTTCCCTAATCTTTCTGATACCTACGTTGCTGAGATATTTGTAAAAGAGCAATTAAAATATATCCGCAAATATTTTGAGAATGTTTATGTGATCTCTCCTGTTGCTTATGGCATGGAATTTGTTAGAAAGGCGCATTTCGAAGATTACTCTTTTGATAATGTTCATGTTTTTTTTCCCAGGTATTTTAATCTACCTTTTTTTTATAAGTATCGAAAGGAGTTTTGGGTAAAATTTGAAGCAAATGCGGTTTTTAAGTTATTGAAAAAACAAAATATTAAGTTTGATATAATTCATGCTCATTTCACCTGGCCATCTGGTGCAGTTGCAGTAGAATTAAAGAAAAAGTTTGGAGTGCCTGTGGTTATCACAGAACATACGTCTATTACATTTCAGAAAGCGATAGATCGAAAAGATCCAATATTTATTCATTCATGGCAAATGTCTGATGCAATAATACGTGTTAGACAAGGTGATATCTCTCTTATGGGGGATGTAGGAATTGATCTAGAGAAAGTACACCATATTCCAAATGGTTATGACCAAAAAAAGTTTTATCCTTCAGATAAGCAGCTATGTAGGGATAAACTTGGCTTACCAGGAGATAAAAAAATAATTCTCAATGTTGGGAATTTATATGGTGATGTGAAAGGTCATTCTTATTTGATAGAAGCTATGGAAAAAGTTGTCTCCAGAAAAGATGATGTGTTGTGCTATATTGTAGGGGATGGTATCCTTAGGGAGAAATTAGAGAAGCAAATCTCATCATCCAATTTACAAAATTATGTGAAAATAGTTGGTATTAAACCACACCATGAAGTGCCTCTCTGGATGAATGCTTGTGATATATTTGTGTTGCCAAGCTTGAATGAAGGTAATCCAACAGTTCTAGTTGAATGCTTAGGCTGTGGTAAACCATTTGTAGGAACAAGTGTTGGGGGTGTCCCGGAAATTATAACGTCTGATGATTTTGGATTTCTGGTCAAACCTGGTGATTCCTTTGATCTAGCTGAAAAGATAGATCTTTCTTTAGACACAAATTGGGATGGAAATAAAATCATTGATCATGCACAATGCTATAGTTGGGAACACATAGCAGAACAGATTTCGGATATTTATGTCGGCCTCAACTTATAA
- a CDS encoding GMP synthase subunit A, which translates to MRELKILVINNYGQFCHLIHRTVRDLDMETKIIANTTSVEDILDQDPDGIILSGGPSMDRVGLCQEYVESIDKPILGICLGHQLIARTFGGQTGSGEFGGYAEIDVEILEEDDILKGLGPRTSVWASHADEVTVLPEDFLHLARSDVCEIEAMRHSERPLYGVQWHPEVAHTDKGEELFMNFFEVCEDY; encoded by the coding sequence ATGAGAGAGTTAAAGATCCTTGTTATCAATAATTATGGCCAGTTCTGTCACCTTATTCACAGAACCGTACGCGATCTCGATATGGAGACGAAGATCATAGCGAACACAACATCTGTGGAAGATATTCTTGATCAAGACCCGGATGGAATCATCTTAAGTGGCGGTCCTTCAATGGATCGTGTCGGTCTCTGTCAGGAATATGTCGAGAGCATCGACAAGCCTATCCTGGGTATCTGCCTGGGCCACCAGCTTATAGCCAGAACCTTCGGTGGTCAGACCGGTTCCGGTGAGTTCGGTGGCTATGCGGAGATCGATGTGGAGATACTGGAAGAGGATGACATCCTCAAAGGACTTGGTCCGAGGACATCCGTGTGGGCTTCCCATGCTGATGAGGTCACGGTCCTTCCGGAAGATTTCCTGCACCTTGCACGCTCAGATGTGTGTGAGATCGAGGCAATGCGCCACTCCGAAAGACCCCTCTACGGCGTGCAGTGGCATCCTGAAGTTGCTCACACAGATAAGGGTGAAGAGCTTTTCATGAACTTCTTTGAGGTATGTGAAGACTACTGA
- the aroD gene encoding type I 3-dehydroquinate dehydratase, whose protein sequence is MVSIGNFDLDKKAALVAAINEDPLMQAKAAADQGADVLEIRFDLLGINAPEDAEDILKKVRSDTGLPCIATNRLQSEGGKWEGSEDDRITLLEEIIPFTDAIDVELSANPKLRDRLVKKTNEAGKAVIISSHDFENTPDKATIRDILERSRKAGADIAKLAVMPNSMQDVLNLLEITLSENNVCTIAMGQLGKHTRIVGPCYGSKLTYASVSSAVAPGQLKVQELKIALEMLQ, encoded by the coding sequence ATGGTTAGCATAGGTAATTTCGATCTGGATAAGAAAGCAGCCCTTGTTGCAGCTATCAACGAGGACCCTCTGATGCAGGCAAAGGCAGCTGCAGATCAGGGTGCTGACGTCCTTGAGATCAGGTTTGACCTGCTCGGGATAAACGCCCCTGAAGATGCAGAAGATATCCTCAAAAAAGTTAGATCTGACACAGGACTTCCATGTATTGCAACCAATAGGTTACAATCTGAAGGAGGAAAGTGGGAAGGCTCAGAAGATGACAGGATAACTTTGCTTGAAGAGATAATTCCCTTCACAGACGCAATTGATGTAGAGCTCAGTGCAAACCCAAAACTTCGTGACAGGCTTGTAAAAAAGACTAATGAAGCGGGCAAAGCGGTCATCATATCATCCCATGATTTTGAGAATACGCCTGACAAGGCCACCATCAGGGATATCCTTGAGCGTTCAAGAAAGGCAGGAGCCGATATCGCAAAACTCGCAGTGATGCCGAACAGCATGCAGGATGTTCTAAACCTGCTCGAGATTACATTAAGTGAGAATAATGTCTGCACCATCGCAATGGGCCAGCTTGGAAAGCACACCCGGATCGTAGGACCCTGCTATGGTTCAAAACTTACCTATGCCAGCGTATCAAGCGCTGTAGCACCCGGACAGTTGAAAGTACAGGAACTAAAAATAGCACTGGAGATGCTTCAATGA